From a single Candidatus Bathyarchaeia archaeon genomic region:
- a CDS encoding NADH-quinone oxidoreductase subunit C produces MEVTTPRQRRIFVTVKNRDYKAAVKTLKDMGISHVSTITGLDTGEDLMILTHLFGLGVEVTVKTAVERKNPVVSSITDLIPGAIFYEREVYDLLGVKFRGHPNLQRLVLSEDWPEDAYPLRKDFKVQRRD; encoded by the coding sequence GTGGAGGTCACGACGCCGAGGCAGAGGAGGATATTCGTTACGGTGAAGAATAGAGACTATAAGGCTGCTGTGAAAACGTTGAAAGATATGGGGATAAGTCATGTTTCCACTATTACTGGGTTGGACACAGGTGAGGATTTGATGATTTTAACCCACCTGTTCGGCCTCGGCGTGGAGGTAACAGTGAAAACAGCCGTGGAACGGAAGAACCCAGTGGTAAGCTCGATTACGGATTTAATCCCAGGGGCCATTTTCTACGAAAGGGAGGTTTACGACCTGCTAGGTGTGAAGTTTAGAGGTCACCCTAATCTGCAGAGGCTGGTTCTCTCCGAGGATTGGCCTGAGGACGCTTACCCGTTGAGAAAGGATTTCAAGGTTCAGAGGCGGGATTAA